The Halobacterium hubeiense genome contains the following window.
CAAGAAGAGTAGCGCGAGGAACGTCTGCACCCGGGACTCGCCGGCGTCCGCGACCTCCTCGTAGAGGACTTCCGTGCGGCCGCCGTCGTACTGCTCGTCCAGCACCGCGCGCACGTCCTCGATGGTCGCCTCGATGTCCTCCTCGTGGGCGTTCCCGAGCGCCTCCTCGGCGGTCGGTTCGTCGTCCATCCGGAACTCGTCTCCGGAGTGGTAGTCCAGTTCCTGGACGCCGCGCCGGAACCCCTGCGGGGAGTCGCTGGTGTCGTACTCTCGGGACTCCTTCCACCACGACCCGCGCTCGGCCTCCCGGAGGTCGCGGACGAGCTCGTCCAGCGTCTCCGGGTTGCCGCGGGCGTGCTTGCGCTCCAGCCGGCGGTCCATCTCGGATTCGAGCGCGTCCACGGGATCGTAGGCCGGGCGGCCGTCCTCGTCCGCCTCGGCGGGCGGCGCCTCCCACGGCGGGCGCTCGACTTCCTCCTCCTCGTCGGATTCGTCGTCGCCGTCGTCGAGCATCGCGTCGCTTTTCATCCGTAGGAGAACGCTCGCGTAGAACAACGCACGCCCCGACGTCCGCAGGTCCGCCTCGTCGAGCGCTTCCAGGAACTTGTCCGTCACCGCGACGATGTCGATGTCCCACGGCTCGATTTCGCCGTCCTTCGCGAGCTGCACGAGCAACTCGACGGGCTCGACCTCGTCGTCGGGGTTCGCCTCGGGGTCGGCCGGCGACTCCGCGATGAGCTCCGCGGCGCTGTCGGGCGTGTCGTCGGTGTCGTCTCCGGGCGCGTCCGCGGTCGTCA
Protein-coding sequences here:
- a CDS encoding segregation and condensation protein A; protein product: MTDESDDVPLDITGHEDRKAEREGESAPDGGLTTADAPGDDTDDTPDSAAELIAESPADPEANPDDEVEPVELLVQLAKDGEIEPWDIDIVAVTDKFLEALDEADLRTSGRALFYASVLLRMKSDAMLDDGDDESDEEEEVERPPWEAPPAEADEDGRPAYDPVDALESEMDRRLERKHARGNPETLDELVRDLREAERGSWWKESREYDTSDSPQGFRRGVQELDYHSGDEFRMDDEPTAEEALGNAHEEDIEATIEDVRAVLDEQYDGGRTEVLYEEVADAGESRVQTFLALLFLAHRGAVTLEQDDLFGDLWVCENAAADAT